In the genome of Bombus affinis isolate iyBomAffi1 chromosome 7, iyBomAffi1.2, whole genome shotgun sequence, one region contains:
- the LOC126918520 gene encoding calpain-A-like isoform X8 — protein MSYYYGDGNGAALDDVFVKAAVEVKRFLPSLFNIKVLGEKGSGFRPRAAVQDFSKLKQECLATGTLFEDPEFPADDSSLYFSKRPDRYIEWKRPMEIADNPQLFVEGFSRFDVQQGELGDCWLLAAVANLTMDANLFFQVVPEDQSFEENYAGIFHFRFWQYGRWVDVVIDDRLPTYRGELVYLHSAEINEFWSALLEKAYAKLHGSYEALKGGTTCEAMEDFTGGVTEMYQMDQTPPNLFSILLKAYERNSLMGCSIEPDPNILEAETPQGLIRGHAYSITRVKYVEIQTPNQFGKIPLLRLRNPWGNEAEWNGPWSDQSPEWRFIPDHEKEELGLTFDMDGEFWMSFQDFTRYFTQLEICNLNPDSLTEDDLNAGKKKWEMSVFEGEWVRGVTAGGCRNFLETFWHNPQYRITLEYPDEDDDKCTVIVALMQKNRRAQRRMGAECLTIGFAIYHLEYPERLPKPLDINFFKYNASVARSPAFINLREVTCRFKLPPGVYCIVPSTFDPNEEGEFLLRIFSENKNNMEENDDEVGVGEIDDRVREEPDPDRNADKVREFFKKLAGDDMEVDWMELKEILDFAMRKELPQSARRSEAHAPETVQGNGSFIDTLISLLCGIVCNNEQYSKIVETNDKGFSKDVCRSMVAMLDVDHSGKLGFEEFRTLWNDIRKWRAVFKLYDKDESGYLSAFELRQALNSAGYRLNNHILNILVHRYGTKDGMITFDDYIMCAVRLKTMIDIFRERDPDLTNTATFTMEEWIEKTLYS, from the exons ATGAGTTATTATTACGGTGATGGGAACGGAGCTGCGCTCGACGATGTATTCGTTAAGGCGGCGGTCGAAGTTAAACGATTCCTCCCGTCTCTTTTCAACATCAAAGTG TTAGGAGAAAAGGGTTCTGGCTTCAGACCCCGAGCAGCGGTTCAAGATTTTAGCAAACTTAAGCAAGAATGTTTGGCTACGGGGACACTTTTCGAAGATCCCGAATTTCCAGCGGATGATTCATCGTTATATTTCTCGAAAAGGCCAGACAGATATATAGAATGGAAACGACCGATG GAAATCGCGGACAACCCTCAACTGTTCGTCGAGGGTTTTTCCAGATTCGACGTTCAGCAAGGCGAATTAGGAGATTGTTGGCTGCTGGCAGCAGTCGCAAATCTCACTATGGATGCCAATTTGTTTTTCCAAGTAGTCCCAGAAGACCAGAGTTTCGAAGAAAACTACGCCGGCATATTTCATTTCAG ATTCTGGCAATACGGTAGATGGGTAGACGTGGTGATTGACGACAGATTACCGACCTACCGCGGCGAATTGGTATACCTGCATTCGGCTGAGATAAACGAATTCTGGAGTGCTCTTTTGGAAAAGGCGTACGCGAAGCTTCATGGCTCGTACGAAGCTTTGAAAGGCGGAACTACGTGTGAGGCCATGGAGGATTTTACGGGTGGTGTGACGGAAATGTATCAGATGGACCAAACCCCTCCAAATCTATTTAGTATTTTACTAAAAGCTTACGAAAGAAACTCGCTAATGGGCTGTTCGATAGAG CCTGATCCAAATATATTGGAAGCCGAGACGCCTCAAGGACTGATCAGAGGCCATGCTTACAGTATTACACGTGTCAAATATGTAGAGATTCAAACGCCAAACCAATTTGGGAAAATACCGCTACTTAGACTTAGAAATCCATGGGGTAACGAGGCAGAATGGAATGGTCCGTGGAGCGATCA atcACCAGAGTGGAGATTCATTCCTGATCATGAGAAGGAAGAGCTAGGCTTGACCTTCGACATGGATGGTGAATTTTGGATGTCATTCCAGGATTTTACGCGATATTTTACGCAACTAGAAATATGTAACTTGAATCCAGACTCGTTGACAGAAGATGATTTAAATGCCGGTAAAAAGAAATGGGAGATGAGCGTGTTCGAAGGAGAATGGGTACGCGGTGTTACGGCAGGAGGATGTAGGAACTTTTTAG AAACCTTCTGGCATAATCCGCAATACCGAATTACTCTCGAGTACCCAGATGAAGATGACGATAAATGTACAGTCATTGTTGCGTTGATGCAGAAAAATAGGCGAGCACAGAGAAGAATGGGTGCAGAATGTCTGACAATTGGATTTGCCATATACCAT TTGGAGTACCCCGAACGATTACCCAAGCCATTGGACATTAATTTCTTCAAGTACAACGCGTCAGTTGCAAGATCGCCAGCATTTATAAATTTACGAGAAGTAACGTGCCGTTTCAAATTACCACCTGGTGTATATTGCATAGTTCCAAGTACGTTTGACCCTAATGAAGAGGGTGAATTTTTGCTGAGAATATTCTCCGAAAATAAGAACAATATGGA AGAAAATGACGATGAAGTTGGTGTTGGAGAAATTGATGATAGG GTTCGAGAAGAACCAGATCCAGACCGTAATGCAGACAAAGTTCGAGAATTTTTCAAAAAGCTCGCTGGTGACGATATGGAAGTGGATTGGATGGAGCTAAAGGAAATTTTAGATTTTGCAATGCGAAAAG AACTACCACAGTCGGCGCGTCGTAGTGAGGCACATGCCCCTGAAACTGTACAAGGAAATGGTTCGTTTATCGACACTCTCATCTCACTGCTGTGCGGCATTGTTTGTAATAATGAACAGTACAGTAAGATTGTAG AAACGAATGATAAAGGGTTCAGCAAGGATGTATGCCGTAGTATGGTGGCCATGTTAGATGTAGATCACTCTGGAAAACTCGGATTTGAAGAATTTCGAACATTATGGAACGACATAAGGAAATGGAGG GCTGTGTTCAAATTATACGACAAAGACGAATCGGGATATTTAAGTGCGTTTGAATTGAGGCAAGCATTAAATAGCGCAGGCTATCGACTCAATAATCACATTTTAAATATCTTGGTGCATCGTTACGGAACGAAGGATGGTATGATCACCTTCGATGATTACATCATGTGCGCAGTTCGACTCAAGACAATGATAG ATATTTTCAGAGAACGAGATCCAGACTTAACTAATACGGCGACATTCACAATGGAAGAATGGATAGAGAAAACGTTATACTCGTAA
- the LOC126918520 gene encoding calpain-A-like isoform X7, which translates to MNHFSYGWKPEVVEPEFVQQVASKAELGEKGSGFRPRAAVQDFSKLKQECLATGTLFEDPEFPADDSSLYFSKRPDRYIEWKRPMEIADNPQLFVEGFSRFDVQQGELGDCWLLAAVANLTMDANLFFQVVPEDQSFEENYAGIFHFRFWQYGRWVDVVIDDRLPTYRGELVYLHSAEINEFWSALLEKAYAKLHGSYEALKGGTTCEAMEDFTGGVTEMYQMDQTPPNLFSILLKAYERNSLMGCSIEPDPNILEAETPQGLIRGHAYSITRVKYVEIQTPNQFGKIPLLRLRNPWGNEAEWNGPWSDQSPEWRFIPDHEKEELGLTFDMDGEFWMSFQDFTRYFTQLEICNLNPDSLTEDDLNAGKKKWEMSVFEGEWVRGVTAGGCRNFLETFWHNPQYRITLEYPDEDDDKCTVIVALMQKNRRAQRRMGAECLTIGFAIYHLEYPERLPKPLDINFFKYNASVARSPAFINLREVTCRFKLPPGVYCIVPSTFDPNEEGEFLLRIFSENKNNMEENDDEVGVGEIDDRVINPKGDNEHEDGDKVREEPDPDRNADKVREFFKKLAGDDMEVDWMELKEILDFAMRKELPQSARRSEAHAPETVQGNGSFIDTLISLLCGIVCNNEQYSKIVETNDKGFSKDVCRSMVAMLDVDHSGKLGFEEFRTLWNDIRKWRAVFKLYDKDESGYLSAFELRQALNSAGYRLNNHILNILVHRYGTKDGMITFDDYIMCAVRLKTMIDIFRERDPDLTNTATFTMEEWIEKTLYS; encoded by the exons ATGAATCACTTTTCGTATGGATGGAAACCTGAAGTGGTCGAACCAGAATTTGTACAACAAGTAGCGTCGAAAGCGGAA TTAGGAGAAAAGGGTTCTGGCTTCAGACCCCGAGCAGCGGTTCAAGATTTTAGCAAACTTAAGCAAGAATGTTTGGCTACGGGGACACTTTTCGAAGATCCCGAATTTCCAGCGGATGATTCATCGTTATATTTCTCGAAAAGGCCAGACAGATATATAGAATGGAAACGACCGATG GAAATCGCGGACAACCCTCAACTGTTCGTCGAGGGTTTTTCCAGATTCGACGTTCAGCAAGGCGAATTAGGAGATTGTTGGCTGCTGGCAGCAGTCGCAAATCTCACTATGGATGCCAATTTGTTTTTCCAAGTAGTCCCAGAAGACCAGAGTTTCGAAGAAAACTACGCCGGCATATTTCATTTCAG ATTCTGGCAATACGGTAGATGGGTAGACGTGGTGATTGACGACAGATTACCGACCTACCGCGGCGAATTGGTATACCTGCATTCGGCTGAGATAAACGAATTCTGGAGTGCTCTTTTGGAAAAGGCGTACGCGAAGCTTCATGGCTCGTACGAAGCTTTGAAAGGCGGAACTACGTGTGAGGCCATGGAGGATTTTACGGGTGGTGTGACGGAAATGTATCAGATGGACCAAACCCCTCCAAATCTATTTAGTATTTTACTAAAAGCTTACGAAAGAAACTCGCTAATGGGCTGTTCGATAGAG CCTGATCCAAATATATTGGAAGCCGAGACGCCTCAAGGACTGATCAGAGGCCATGCTTACAGTATTACACGTGTCAAATATGTAGAGATTCAAACGCCAAACCAATTTGGGAAAATACCGCTACTTAGACTTAGAAATCCATGGGGTAACGAGGCAGAATGGAATGGTCCGTGGAGCGATCA atcACCAGAGTGGAGATTCATTCCTGATCATGAGAAGGAAGAGCTAGGCTTGACCTTCGACATGGATGGTGAATTTTGGATGTCATTCCAGGATTTTACGCGATATTTTACGCAACTAGAAATATGTAACTTGAATCCAGACTCGTTGACAGAAGATGATTTAAATGCCGGTAAAAAGAAATGGGAGATGAGCGTGTTCGAAGGAGAATGGGTACGCGGTGTTACGGCAGGAGGATGTAGGAACTTTTTAG AAACCTTCTGGCATAATCCGCAATACCGAATTACTCTCGAGTACCCAGATGAAGATGACGATAAATGTACAGTCATTGTTGCGTTGATGCAGAAAAATAGGCGAGCACAGAGAAGAATGGGTGCAGAATGTCTGACAATTGGATTTGCCATATACCAT TTGGAGTACCCCGAACGATTACCCAAGCCATTGGACATTAATTTCTTCAAGTACAACGCGTCAGTTGCAAGATCGCCAGCATTTATAAATTTACGAGAAGTAACGTGCCGTTTCAAATTACCACCTGGTGTATATTGCATAGTTCCAAGTACGTTTGACCCTAATGAAGAGGGTGAATTTTTGCTGAGAATATTCTCCGAAAATAAGAACAATATGGA AGAAAATGACGATGAAGTTGGTGTTGGAGAAATTGATGATAGG GTCATTAATCCCAAAGGTGATAACGAACACGAAGATGGAGATAAG GTTCGAGAAGAACCAGATCCAGACCGTAATGCAGACAAAGTTCGAGAATTTTTCAAAAAGCTCGCTGGTGACGATATGGAAGTGGATTGGATGGAGCTAAAGGAAATTTTAGATTTTGCAATGCGAAAAG AACTACCACAGTCGGCGCGTCGTAGTGAGGCACATGCCCCTGAAACTGTACAAGGAAATGGTTCGTTTATCGACACTCTCATCTCACTGCTGTGCGGCATTGTTTGTAATAATGAACAGTACAGTAAGATTGTAG AAACGAATGATAAAGGGTTCAGCAAGGATGTATGCCGTAGTATGGTGGCCATGTTAGATGTAGATCACTCTGGAAAACTCGGATTTGAAGAATTTCGAACATTATGGAACGACATAAGGAAATGGAGG GCTGTGTTCAAATTATACGACAAAGACGAATCGGGATATTTAAGTGCGTTTGAATTGAGGCAAGCATTAAATAGCGCAGGCTATCGACTCAATAATCACATTTTAAATATCTTGGTGCATCGTTACGGAACGAAGGATGGTATGATCACCTTCGATGATTACATCATGTGCGCAGTTCGACTCAAGACAATGATAG ATATTTTCAGAGAACGAGATCCAGACTTAACTAATACGGCGACATTCACAATGGAAGAATGGATAGAGAAAACGTTATACTCGTAA
- the LOC126918520 gene encoding calpain-A-like isoform X5: protein MSYYYGDGNGAALDDVFVKAAVEVKRFLPSLFNIKVLGEKGSGFRPRAAVQDFSKLKQECLATGTLFEDPEFPADDSSLYFSKRPDRYIEWKRPMEIADNPQLFVEGFSRFDVQQGELGDCWLLAAVANLTMDANLFFQVVPEDQSFEENYAGIFHFRFWQYGRWVDVVIDDRLPTYRGELVYLHSAEINEFWSALLEKAYAKLHGSYEALKGGTTCEAMEDFTGGVTEMYQMDQTPPNLFSILLKAYERNSLMGCSIEPDPNILEAETPQGLIRGHAYSITRVKYVEIQTPNQFGKIPLLRLRNPWGNEAEWNGPWSDQSPEWRFIPDHEKEELGLTFDMDGEFWMSFQDFTRYFTQLEICNLNPDSLTEDDLNAGKKKWEMSVFEGEWVRGVTAGGCRNFLETFWHNPQYRITLEYPDEDDDKCTVIVALMQKNRRAQRRMGAECLTIGFAIYHLEYPERLPKPLDINFFKYNASVARSPAFINLREVTCRFKLPPGVYCIVPSTFDPNEEGEFLLRIFSENKNNMEENDDEVGVGEIDDRVINPKGDNEHEDGDKVREEPDPDRNADKVREFFKKLAGDDMEVDWMELKEILDFAMRKELPQSARRSEAHAPETVQGNGSFIDTLISLLCGIVCNNEQYSKIVETNDKGFSKDVCRSMVAMLDVDHSGKLGFEEFRTLWNDIRKWRAVFKLYDKDESGYLSAFELRQALNSAGYRLNNHILNILVHRYGTKDGMITFDDYIMCAVRLKTMIDIFRERDPDLTNTATFTMEEWIEKTLYS, encoded by the exons ATGAGTTATTATTACGGTGATGGGAACGGAGCTGCGCTCGACGATGTATTCGTTAAGGCGGCGGTCGAAGTTAAACGATTCCTCCCGTCTCTTTTCAACATCAAAGTG TTAGGAGAAAAGGGTTCTGGCTTCAGACCCCGAGCAGCGGTTCAAGATTTTAGCAAACTTAAGCAAGAATGTTTGGCTACGGGGACACTTTTCGAAGATCCCGAATTTCCAGCGGATGATTCATCGTTATATTTCTCGAAAAGGCCAGACAGATATATAGAATGGAAACGACCGATG GAAATCGCGGACAACCCTCAACTGTTCGTCGAGGGTTTTTCCAGATTCGACGTTCAGCAAGGCGAATTAGGAGATTGTTGGCTGCTGGCAGCAGTCGCAAATCTCACTATGGATGCCAATTTGTTTTTCCAAGTAGTCCCAGAAGACCAGAGTTTCGAAGAAAACTACGCCGGCATATTTCATTTCAG ATTCTGGCAATACGGTAGATGGGTAGACGTGGTGATTGACGACAGATTACCGACCTACCGCGGCGAATTGGTATACCTGCATTCGGCTGAGATAAACGAATTCTGGAGTGCTCTTTTGGAAAAGGCGTACGCGAAGCTTCATGGCTCGTACGAAGCTTTGAAAGGCGGAACTACGTGTGAGGCCATGGAGGATTTTACGGGTGGTGTGACGGAAATGTATCAGATGGACCAAACCCCTCCAAATCTATTTAGTATTTTACTAAAAGCTTACGAAAGAAACTCGCTAATGGGCTGTTCGATAGAG CCTGATCCAAATATATTGGAAGCCGAGACGCCTCAAGGACTGATCAGAGGCCATGCTTACAGTATTACACGTGTCAAATATGTAGAGATTCAAACGCCAAACCAATTTGGGAAAATACCGCTACTTAGACTTAGAAATCCATGGGGTAACGAGGCAGAATGGAATGGTCCGTGGAGCGATCA atcACCAGAGTGGAGATTCATTCCTGATCATGAGAAGGAAGAGCTAGGCTTGACCTTCGACATGGATGGTGAATTTTGGATGTCATTCCAGGATTTTACGCGATATTTTACGCAACTAGAAATATGTAACTTGAATCCAGACTCGTTGACAGAAGATGATTTAAATGCCGGTAAAAAGAAATGGGAGATGAGCGTGTTCGAAGGAGAATGGGTACGCGGTGTTACGGCAGGAGGATGTAGGAACTTTTTAG AAACCTTCTGGCATAATCCGCAATACCGAATTACTCTCGAGTACCCAGATGAAGATGACGATAAATGTACAGTCATTGTTGCGTTGATGCAGAAAAATAGGCGAGCACAGAGAAGAATGGGTGCAGAATGTCTGACAATTGGATTTGCCATATACCAT TTGGAGTACCCCGAACGATTACCCAAGCCATTGGACATTAATTTCTTCAAGTACAACGCGTCAGTTGCAAGATCGCCAGCATTTATAAATTTACGAGAAGTAACGTGCCGTTTCAAATTACCACCTGGTGTATATTGCATAGTTCCAAGTACGTTTGACCCTAATGAAGAGGGTGAATTTTTGCTGAGAATATTCTCCGAAAATAAGAACAATATGGA AGAAAATGACGATGAAGTTGGTGTTGGAGAAATTGATGATAGG GTCATTAATCCCAAAGGTGATAACGAACACGAAGATGGAGATAAG GTTCGAGAAGAACCAGATCCAGACCGTAATGCAGACAAAGTTCGAGAATTTTTCAAAAAGCTCGCTGGTGACGATATGGAAGTGGATTGGATGGAGCTAAAGGAAATTTTAGATTTTGCAATGCGAAAAG AACTACCACAGTCGGCGCGTCGTAGTGAGGCACATGCCCCTGAAACTGTACAAGGAAATGGTTCGTTTATCGACACTCTCATCTCACTGCTGTGCGGCATTGTTTGTAATAATGAACAGTACAGTAAGATTGTAG AAACGAATGATAAAGGGTTCAGCAAGGATGTATGCCGTAGTATGGTGGCCATGTTAGATGTAGATCACTCTGGAAAACTCGGATTTGAAGAATTTCGAACATTATGGAACGACATAAGGAAATGGAGG GCTGTGTTCAAATTATACGACAAAGACGAATCGGGATATTTAAGTGCGTTTGAATTGAGGCAAGCATTAAATAGCGCAGGCTATCGACTCAATAATCACATTTTAAATATCTTGGTGCATCGTTACGGAACGAAGGATGGTATGATCACCTTCGATGATTACATCATGTGCGCAGTTCGACTCAAGACAATGATAG ATATTTTCAGAGAACGAGATCCAGACTTAACTAATACGGCGACATTCACAATGGAAGAATGGATAGAGAAAACGTTATACTCGTAA
- the LOC126918520 gene encoding calpain-A-like isoform X9, with amino-acid sequence MSYYYGDGNGAALDDVFVKAAVEVKRFLPSLFNIKVLGEKGSGFRPRAAVQDFSKLKQECLATGTLFEDPEFPADDSSLYFSKRPDRYIEWKRPMEIADNPQLFVEGFSRFDVQQGELGDCWLLAAVANLTMDANLFFQVVPEDQSFEENYAGIFHFRFWQYGRWVDVVIDDRLPTYRGELVYLHSAEINEFWSALLEKAYAKLHGSYEALKGGTTCEAMEDFTGGVTEMYQMDQTPPNLFSILLKAYERNSLMGCSIEPDPNILEAETPQGLIRGHAYSITRVKYVEIQTPNQFGKIPLLRLRNPWGNEAEWNGPWSDQSPEWRFIPDHEKEELGLTFDMDGEFWMSFQDFTRYFTQLEICNLNPDSLTEDDLNAGKKKWEMSVFEGEWVRGVTAGGCRNFLETFWHNPQYRITLEYPDEDDDKCTVIVALMQKNRRAQRRMGAECLTIGFAIYHLEYPERLPKPLDINFFKYNASVARSPAFINLREVTCRFKLPPGVYCIVPSTFDPNEEGEFLLRIFSENKNNMEENDDEVGVGEIDDRVREEPDPDRNADKVREFFKKLAGDDMEVDWMELKEILDFAMRKETNDKGFSKDVCRSMVAMLDVDHSGKLGFEEFRTLWNDIRKWRAVFKLYDKDESGYLSAFELRQALNSAGYRLNNHILNILVHRYGTKDGMITFDDYIMCAVRLKTMIDIFRERDPDLTNTATFTMEEWIEKTLYS; translated from the exons ATGAGTTATTATTACGGTGATGGGAACGGAGCTGCGCTCGACGATGTATTCGTTAAGGCGGCGGTCGAAGTTAAACGATTCCTCCCGTCTCTTTTCAACATCAAAGTG TTAGGAGAAAAGGGTTCTGGCTTCAGACCCCGAGCAGCGGTTCAAGATTTTAGCAAACTTAAGCAAGAATGTTTGGCTACGGGGACACTTTTCGAAGATCCCGAATTTCCAGCGGATGATTCATCGTTATATTTCTCGAAAAGGCCAGACAGATATATAGAATGGAAACGACCGATG GAAATCGCGGACAACCCTCAACTGTTCGTCGAGGGTTTTTCCAGATTCGACGTTCAGCAAGGCGAATTAGGAGATTGTTGGCTGCTGGCAGCAGTCGCAAATCTCACTATGGATGCCAATTTGTTTTTCCAAGTAGTCCCAGAAGACCAGAGTTTCGAAGAAAACTACGCCGGCATATTTCATTTCAG ATTCTGGCAATACGGTAGATGGGTAGACGTGGTGATTGACGACAGATTACCGACCTACCGCGGCGAATTGGTATACCTGCATTCGGCTGAGATAAACGAATTCTGGAGTGCTCTTTTGGAAAAGGCGTACGCGAAGCTTCATGGCTCGTACGAAGCTTTGAAAGGCGGAACTACGTGTGAGGCCATGGAGGATTTTACGGGTGGTGTGACGGAAATGTATCAGATGGACCAAACCCCTCCAAATCTATTTAGTATTTTACTAAAAGCTTACGAAAGAAACTCGCTAATGGGCTGTTCGATAGAG CCTGATCCAAATATATTGGAAGCCGAGACGCCTCAAGGACTGATCAGAGGCCATGCTTACAGTATTACACGTGTCAAATATGTAGAGATTCAAACGCCAAACCAATTTGGGAAAATACCGCTACTTAGACTTAGAAATCCATGGGGTAACGAGGCAGAATGGAATGGTCCGTGGAGCGATCA atcACCAGAGTGGAGATTCATTCCTGATCATGAGAAGGAAGAGCTAGGCTTGACCTTCGACATGGATGGTGAATTTTGGATGTCATTCCAGGATTTTACGCGATATTTTACGCAACTAGAAATATGTAACTTGAATCCAGACTCGTTGACAGAAGATGATTTAAATGCCGGTAAAAAGAAATGGGAGATGAGCGTGTTCGAAGGAGAATGGGTACGCGGTGTTACGGCAGGAGGATGTAGGAACTTTTTAG AAACCTTCTGGCATAATCCGCAATACCGAATTACTCTCGAGTACCCAGATGAAGATGACGATAAATGTACAGTCATTGTTGCGTTGATGCAGAAAAATAGGCGAGCACAGAGAAGAATGGGTGCAGAATGTCTGACAATTGGATTTGCCATATACCAT TTGGAGTACCCCGAACGATTACCCAAGCCATTGGACATTAATTTCTTCAAGTACAACGCGTCAGTTGCAAGATCGCCAGCATTTATAAATTTACGAGAAGTAACGTGCCGTTTCAAATTACCACCTGGTGTATATTGCATAGTTCCAAGTACGTTTGACCCTAATGAAGAGGGTGAATTTTTGCTGAGAATATTCTCCGAAAATAAGAACAATATGGA AGAAAATGACGATGAAGTTGGTGTTGGAGAAATTGATGATAGG GTTCGAGAAGAACCAGATCCAGACCGTAATGCAGACAAAGTTCGAGAATTTTTCAAAAAGCTCGCTGGTGACGATATGGAAGTGGATTGGATGGAGCTAAAGGAAATTTTAGATTTTGCAATGCGAAAAG AAACGAATGATAAAGGGTTCAGCAAGGATGTATGCCGTAGTATGGTGGCCATGTTAGATGTAGATCACTCTGGAAAACTCGGATTTGAAGAATTTCGAACATTATGGAACGACATAAGGAAATGGAGG GCTGTGTTCAAATTATACGACAAAGACGAATCGGGATATTTAAGTGCGTTTGAATTGAGGCAAGCATTAAATAGCGCAGGCTATCGACTCAATAATCACATTTTAAATATCTTGGTGCATCGTTACGGAACGAAGGATGGTATGATCACCTTCGATGATTACATCATGTGCGCAGTTCGACTCAAGACAATGATAG ATATTTTCAGAGAACGAGATCCAGACTTAACTAATACGGCGACATTCACAATGGAAGAATGGATAGAGAAAACGTTATACTCGTAA